From Sediminibacterium sp. TEGAF015, a single genomic window includes:
- a CDS encoding sensor histidine kinase — protein sequence MIDYHRIPYVNIDRSKLNNELVKRGAYYANVAVWTLMFSLPLFWLLDVLFMKEDWMFLLVIRIIFFSISYFFYIFGTKKRWGYELILNLVVGINIALVSMICGIVPVTTGLPYYLLAAIMMLLLNTILFWRPLFAQLHAAISFTIILFMYSLNNETASYASLISNGGGVYFLVAIFSIVIAYNRYQIVKRETEKNLIIEESNRRLLEQNEKINDQHHIIEEKNRRLKELSDYRQNTLNIMIHDLKNFIGSNQISIDLINRKSSNLTSDQKEILSYITMGNEKLHYLSQKLAESAEADSGKITYRMEQFDIIPEVEKAAITLVDAASIKQVNLQVHLSPSEVMVNIDKIFLRHILFKLLSNVIRFIQKGSSVSIHANDLDGACIIEIINKTNNPIGMEKLDEYFSRLTNPNQSDVAINHSGMGFSIAKQLTEDMGGSLTYESNVTVGNYFKLKFKLA from the coding sequence ATGATTGATTACCATCGGATCCCTTATGTAAATATAGACCGCTCCAAGCTAAATAACGAGCTGGTAAAGCGGGGTGCTTACTATGCGAATGTGGCTGTGTGGACCTTAATGTTTTCACTTCCTTTGTTTTGGTTGTTGGATGTTTTATTCATGAAAGAAGACTGGATGTTCTTATTGGTCATCCGTATTATCTTCTTTTCCATTTCTTATTTCTTTTACATTTTCGGCACCAAAAAAAGATGGGGCTATGAATTGATATTAAACTTAGTCGTAGGTATAAATATTGCATTGGTCTCCATGATTTGTGGAATTGTTCCTGTGACTACTGGTTTGCCTTACTATTTGCTGGCAGCTATCATGATGCTGTTATTAAATACCATTTTATTCTGGAGACCCCTGTTTGCGCAGTTGCATGCTGCAATATCCTTCACCATTATCTTGTTCATGTACTCCCTGAACAATGAAACAGCCAGCTATGCCAGCTTGATTTCCAATGGTGGTGGGGTATATTTTTTAGTAGCTATTTTTTCTATTGTTATTGCCTATAACCGCTACCAGATTGTAAAGCGTGAAACAGAGAAAAACCTGATTATTGAAGAGTCTAACAGAAGACTACTGGAACAGAACGAAAAAATTAATGACCAGCACCATATTATTGAAGAGAAGAACCGTCGGTTAAAAGAATTGAGTGACTACCGCCAGAATACATTGAACATCATGATCCATGACCTGAAAAACTTTATCGGGTCTAATCAGATTTCCATTGACCTGATTAACAGAAAGAGCAGCAACCTTACTTCTGATCAGAAGGAAATTTTGAGTTATATCACCATGGGTAACGAAAAACTGCACTACCTGAGTCAGAAATTGGCTGAGTCTGCAGAAGCCGATTCGGGTAAAATTACTTACCGGATGGAGCAATTCGATATTATTCCGGAAGTTGAAAAAGCGGCCATTACCCTGGTAGATGCAGCCAGTATTAAGCAGGTTAACCTTCAGGTTCACCTCTCTCCATCCGAAGTAATGGTCAATATTGACAAAATATTTTTACGTCATATATTATTTAAGCTACTTTCTAACGTTATTAGGTTTATCCAAAAGGGTTCTTCGGTTAGTATTCATGCCAATGACCTTGACGGGGCTTGTATTATTGAGATTATCAATAAGACAAACAACCCTATCGGAATGGAAAAACTGGATGAATATTTTAGCCGACTAACCAATCCTAACCAGTCTGATGTGGCCATCAACCATTCAGGCATGGGATTTTCTATTGCTAAGCAGCTAACCGAAGACATGGGAGGTTCGCTGACTTACGAAAGCAATGTGACAGTTGGAAACTATTTTAAACTCAAATTCAAACTGGCTTAG
- a CDS encoding 3-hydroxyacyl-CoA dehydrogenase/enoyl-CoA hydratase family protein: MKRSIKKVAVLGSGVMGSRIACHFAGIGLPVLLLDMVPAAAAESTKPAERNKLVNDALASAVKSNPSPVFTKSVVNRITTGNFDDNLKDIAGCDWIIEVVVERLDIKQLIYEKVEKFRKPGTLITSNTSGIPIHMMAEGRSDDFKKHFCGTHFFNPPRYLRLLEIIPTPFTDPEVVNFLMHYGDVHLGKTTVLCKDTPAFIANRIGVFSIMSIFHIMEKQGLTVDEIDALTGPIIGRPKSATFRTADVVGIDTLVKVAKGVADNCPNDEAKTIFTIPSWLEKITANNWLGDKTGQGFFKKIKSASGKEILTLNLQTMEYGARTKPKFSSLEAAKPVEDLKQRIKMLSAAPDKAGEFYRAFHFSLFSYISFRIPEISDELYRVDDAMMAGFGWEIGAFESWDTVGVAKTVEAMQAAGYSVAPWVSEMLATGATHFYKVENGKRMYYDVASKMYKAIPGGESFLILKNHSDKIIWKNSACRMYDIGDGVAGLEWSTKMNSMGGEVLEGVNKAISKAEESFKGLVIANEGPNFSAGANVGMIFMLAIEQEYDELDMAIRMFQNTMMRLRYSSVPVVTAPHGLTLGGGCEMNLHADKVCAAAETYIGLVELGVGLIPGGGGTKEFALRASDELHEDEPETNTLKKRFFSIATAKVATSAQEAFEMGILRQGQDEVVMNIGRRIAEAKKSVLELHEAGYNTPVQRTDIKVLGKSGLGAMLAGINGMWRGGYATDHDALVARKLAYVMCGGDLSAQTLVSEQYLLDLEREAFLSLCGEKKSLERIQSVLKSGRPIRN; this comes from the coding sequence ATGAAACGTTCTATCAAAAAAGTTGCCGTACTCGGAAGTGGTGTAATGGGGTCAAGAATTGCCTGCCATTTTGCAGGGATTGGACTACCCGTATTATTGCTGGATATGGTTCCAGCAGCTGCAGCAGAAAGTACAAAACCAGCAGAAAGAAACAAGTTGGTAAATGATGCGTTGGCATCAGCTGTTAAAAGCAACCCCTCTCCTGTTTTTACCAAGTCTGTGGTGAACAGAATAACTACTGGCAACTTTGATGATAACCTAAAAGACATTGCTGGTTGCGACTGGATTATAGAAGTAGTAGTTGAAAGACTAGACATCAAGCAACTGATTTATGAAAAAGTAGAAAAATTCAGAAAGCCGGGAACCCTTATCACTTCCAATACTTCAGGGATTCCTATTCATATGATGGCAGAAGGCAGATCCGATGATTTTAAAAAGCATTTCTGTGGAACACACTTCTTTAATCCTCCGCGCTACTTAAGATTACTGGAAATTATTCCTACGCCATTTACGGATCCTGAGGTAGTCAATTTCTTAATGCACTATGGTGATGTACACTTAGGAAAAACAACTGTATTGTGTAAGGATACGCCTGCATTCATTGCCAACAGAATTGGCGTATTCAGCATCATGAGTATTTTCCATATTATGGAGAAGCAGGGATTAACCGTTGATGAAATTGATGCATTAACCGGCCCAATCATTGGAAGACCTAAATCGGCTACATTCAGAACTGCGGATGTAGTAGGTATTGATACATTAGTGAAAGTAGCCAAAGGCGTTGCAGACAACTGCCCGAACGACGAAGCAAAAACCATTTTTACCATCCCTTCCTGGTTAGAAAAAATAACAGCCAATAATTGGTTGGGAGATAAAACTGGTCAAGGGTTTTTCAAGAAAATCAAATCTGCTTCCGGCAAGGAAATTCTTACCCTGAATTTGCAAACCATGGAATATGGTGCACGAACAAAGCCAAAATTTTCAAGTCTTGAAGCAGCCAAACCTGTTGAAGATTTAAAGCAAAGAATAAAAATGTTAAGTGCGGCACCTGATAAAGCGGGTGAATTTTACAGGGCTTTTCATTTCTCTTTGTTCTCTTATATTTCATTCAGAATTCCTGAAATCAGCGATGAATTGTATAGAGTAGACGACGCCATGATGGCTGGCTTTGGATGGGAAATCGGCGCCTTTGAATCATGGGACACAGTTGGGGTTGCCAAAACCGTAGAAGCCATGCAGGCAGCGGGTTATAGCGTTGCACCATGGGTTTCAGAAATGCTCGCAACTGGTGCTACCCATTTCTACAAGGTAGAAAATGGAAAACGCATGTATTACGATGTAGCCAGTAAAATGTACAAAGCCATTCCAGGCGGCGAATCATTCCTGATACTAAAGAACCATAGCGATAAAATCATTTGGAAAAACAGTGCCTGCAGAATGTATGATATTGGAGATGGAGTAGCAGGATTAGAATGGAGCACCAAAATGAACAGCATGGGTGGCGAAGTACTCGAAGGCGTTAACAAAGCCATAAGCAAAGCAGAAGAAAGCTTTAAAGGGCTGGTAATAGCCAACGAAGGACCTAACTTTAGCGCAGGTGCCAATGTGGGTATGATATTCATGTTAGCGATTGAACAGGAATACGATGAGCTGGATATGGCTATCCGCATGTTCCAAAACACCATGATGCGTTTACGTTATTCCAGTGTGCCTGTTGTTACTGCTCCCCATGGACTTACACTGGGTGGAGGTTGCGAAATGAACTTACATGCAGACAAAGTTTGTGCGGCTGCTGAAACATATATTGGTCTGGTAGAACTTGGTGTGGGCTTAATTCCTGGTGGTGGCGGAACCAAAGAGTTTGCATTAAGAGCCAGTGACGAATTACACGAAGACGAACCGGAAACCAATACACTAAAGAAAAGGTTCTTCTCTATTGCAACAGCCAAAGTGGCCACTTCGGCTCAAGAGGCATTTGAAATGGGCATATTAAGACAGGGGCAGGATGAAGTTGTGATGAACATTGGAAGGAGAATTGCGGAAGCCAAGAAGTCTGTATTGGAATTACACGAAGCAGGTTACAACACACCTGTGCAAAGAACCGATATTAAAGTATTAGGTAAATCTGGATTAGGTGCTATGCTAGCGGGTATCAATGGTATGTGGAGAGGTGGATATGCAACCGATCACGATGCATTGGTAGCTCGTAAACTGGCTTATGTAATGTGTGGTGGCGATTTAAGTGCACAAACACTGGTAAGCGAACAATACTTACTCGATTTAGAAAGAGAAGCTTTCTTAAGCCTTTGTGGTGAAAAGAAATCACTGGAAAGAATTCAAAGCGTATTGAAAAGCGGAAGACCTATTAGAAACTAA
- a CDS encoding SemiSWEET family sugar transporter, producing the protein MNLVDLLGYFGAFLSAITFMPQVWLAWKSKSVGDLSIWMILIVITSCIVWLIYAVNVKSGPVLAANMIVLALALMLFYFKMTFPAKPKQ; encoded by the coding sequence ATGAATTTAGTAGATCTGTTAGGATATTTTGGAGCTTTCTTAAGTGCTATCACATTTATGCCGCAGGTTTGGTTGGCATGGAAAAGCAAAAGTGTTGGTGATTTAAGTATCTGGATGATACTTATTGTAATTACCAGCTGTATTGTATGGTTAATTTATGCAGTTAATGTAAAGAGTGGACCAGTATTGGCAGCCAACATGATTGTACTAGCACTTGCATTGATGTTATTCTATTTCAAGATGACATTCCCTGCAAAGCCCAAGCAATAA
- a CDS encoding glycosyltransferase family 2 protein produces the protein MPVCALNNMISVGLFTTAKLEEIDVIADEFDYAQIKAALNFGYLTRKAYVAFLERSGFPLVDVRNEVLDESFVEQCDLLHLNAFLYLPMRNDGRGNLLVAAADPMDERLQGYLEVKFNSKIKLVAASDLDITWMVHKLRGEYYVKESVFSLMRKDPDSSGLTTFTDAQLVFIFIAIAIAFILLTYNFVNSFIFFNLFFSFVFLFSIVFKLYIALKGSKYELVEVVTKEEVKAVQSDTLPVYTILLPVYKEDKLIRKLIWNLRSLDYPRGKLDVKLLIEEDDDKTLNAVRNLDFPANFETIVVPFHMPKTKPKACNYGLFFCKGTYLTIYDAEDVPDSDQLKKVVTLFRKLPKDYVVLQGALNYFNKNENLLTRMFTLEYSYWFDYMLPGLQSLDVPIPLGGTSNHFKLDKLKELGGWDPFNVTEDADLGVRVFEKRYKVGVVNSTTLEEANNEPFNWIRQRSRWIKGYMQTLLVHMRNPAKLVGKIGWRGFFGFNFFVGFTPITFLLYPVLLGFYIVYLVFDLQTVRVLFPDWVLYISIFNFVAGNTLMIYVNMLAVFKRRFYELILFALVNPFYWLMHSIAAYKGLWQLIYKPFYWEKTNHGLTKVSHSSAAATVVANANET, from the coding sequence ATGCCTGTTTGTGCCTTGAATAATATGATTAGTGTGGGCTTGTTTACCACGGCCAAACTGGAAGAAATTGATGTGATTGCTGATGAGTTTGACTATGCACAAATTAAAGCTGCACTGAATTTCGGGTACCTTACCCGTAAGGCTTATGTAGCTTTTCTAGAGCGTTCAGGTTTTCCGCTGGTTGACGTTCGTAACGAAGTTTTAGATGAAAGCTTTGTAGAGCAATGTGACCTGCTGCACCTGAACGCTTTTTTATATTTACCAATGCGGAATGATGGCAGAGGTAATTTACTTGTGGCGGCTGCCGATCCAATGGATGAAAGACTTCAGGGCTATTTGGAAGTAAAGTTTAATTCTAAGATTAAACTGGTTGCAGCTTCCGATTTGGATATTACCTGGATGGTGCACAAGCTAAGAGGGGAGTATTATGTAAAAGAGTCGGTGTTTAGCTTGATGCGCAAGGATCCGGATAGTTCTGGACTAACTACTTTTACAGATGCGCAGTTGGTGTTTATTTTTATTGCCATCGCCATCGCTTTCATTTTATTGACTTACAATTTTGTCAACAGCTTTATTTTCTTTAACCTGTTTTTCAGTTTTGTCTTTTTATTTTCTATTGTATTTAAATTATACATCGCATTAAAAGGGTCTAAGTACGAATTGGTGGAAGTGGTTACCAAAGAAGAAGTAAAAGCTGTTCAGAGTGACACCCTTCCTGTTTACACGATTCTTTTGCCAGTTTATAAGGAAGATAAATTGATTCGTAAATTAATCTGGAATCTTCGAAGCCTGGATTATCCAAGAGGAAAGCTCGACGTTAAATTGCTGATTGAAGAAGACGATGATAAAACCCTGAATGCCGTACGTAACCTGGATTTTCCGGCTAACTTTGAAACGATTGTGGTTCCCTTCCACATGCCAAAAACAAAGCCCAAAGCCTGTAACTACGGATTGTTCTTTTGCAAAGGAACCTATTTAACCATCTATGATGCAGAAGACGTTCCAGATTCAGATCAATTAAAAAAAGTAGTGACTTTATTCAGAAAGCTTCCCAAAGACTATGTGGTATTGCAGGGAGCTTTAAACTATTTTAACAAGAATGAGAACCTGTTGACCCGCATGTTCACTTTGGAATATTCTTATTGGTTCGATTACATGTTGCCGGGACTTCAATCACTGGACGTTCCGATTCCATTGGGGGGTACATCGAATCACTTTAAATTAGACAAACTGAAGGAACTGGGTGGATGGGATCCTTTTAACGTTACAGAAGATGCCGACTTAGGGGTGCGCGTATTTGAGAAAAGATATAAAGTGGGTGTAGTAAATAGTACTACTTTAGAAGAAGCCAACAATGAGCCATTTAATTGGATTCGTCAACGCTCTCGCTGGATTAAAGGGTATATGCAAACCTTATTAGTGCATATGCGAAATCCTGCCAAACTGGTAGGTAAAATTGGATGGAGAGGATTTTTCGGATTCAACTTCTTCGTAGGTTTTACTCCTATTACTTTCTTATTGTATCCTGTATTGCTTGGATTTTATATTGTATACCTTGTTTTTGATTTGCAGACTGTTCGCGTTTTGTTCCCTGACTGGGTATTGTATATTTCTATTTTCAACTTTGTGGCAGGGAATACATTGATGATTTATGTAAATATGCTAGCCGTATTTAAGCGCAGATTTTATGAGTTGATATTGTTTGCCCTTGTAAATCCTTTTTATTGGTTAATGCACTCTATTGCAGCGTACAAAGGATTATGGCAGTTGATTTATAAGCCATTTTACTGGGAAAAAACCAATCATGGATTAACGAAAGTATCTCATTCATCCGCTGCTGCAACCGTGGTAGCCAATGCCAATGAAACCTAA
- the gatC gene encoding Asp-tRNA(Asn)/Glu-tRNA(Gln) amidotransferase subunit GatC, translating to MEIKANTIAHLANLSRLHIAESQMEQYQQDLQKMVAFIEKLNELDTEGVAPLRDMTASSASFTTASSVLREDSVKGSLALDEALQNAPVSHSPYFIVPKVIKK from the coding sequence ATGGAGATAAAAGCCAATACAATTGCTCACCTGGCCAACCTGAGCAGGTTGCATATTGCTGAATCACAGATGGAGCAATACCAGCAAGACCTTCAGAAAATGGTGGCATTTATTGAAAAGCTCAACGAACTGGATACCGAAGGGGTTGCTCCGCTTCGGGATATGACAGCTTCATCTGCTTCCTTTACAACAGCTTCTTCTGTGTTAAGAGAGGATAGCGTTAAAGGGAGCCTTGCTTTGGATGAGGCGTTGCAAAATGCACCTGTATCTCATTCCCCTTATTTTATTGTACCCAAGGTCATTAAAAAATAA
- a CDS encoding cellulose biosynthesis cyclic di-GMP-binding regulatory protein BcsB: MKTKSSLLVLFLLIAGSIIAQDFKTRSLEAMGYRNESIMGINGAISYFLKLQPRDDVDRTNLVLQVKPSQVLREDMSTITVSLKDEPVYTTRLVADAIDSVMTIVIPLNKRYVQEDGRFIKLRIDAKMAMSDEYCKDVDNPAIWVTIRNSSYLEVIKQDRATYYHSLKETISEYNSVSTPVNADLDDLTSGAILFALLKQKGGLEDIVTNNFRNTDSSVGTTIVTGLYSKLPAYIQSQLPEFKNGQGLIKNCIFPNGDYVLVITGKDQEGYKKAIYTLTNYKIINGSFSYTMLVDAGQPAYFDKNQLPVVFSLEELGGTPKLMEGIGALKTNYAFSLADYNAIPKKLTFHLEAMLSLLKEGDRGFLNVYLNDNLVFSTDLHDKTSFNGDIELKPYLLTKNNSLVVEMRFHGQGGICKEGFSNFFGFIDTKTSNLVFSGEKVNEFYNFFNYPGEFRKKALRCIVTPSLMPYLAPSLGELVFQLNTATLAANYLFIPELVTSDKANLNDMANMNAIALLHRNDPLIKNFEKNLPVQFNRDFQLYKDISGETSYSINDFSNSGIAQIFRQGSSTFLLVSALGDSSISDAFEGVIKSFGSQYSAIESNVCIANSKGKSNFFFKLPDNAGLVTYRGDKNNMALLWNKYKYFMLAGLGILLVLGFFFIRKRVKKSQEIV; encoded by the coding sequence ATGAAAACAAAATCATCCCTGCTCGTACTCTTCCTGCTAATAGCTGGTAGTATTATTGCCCAGGATTTCAAGACCCGCTCTTTGGAAGCAATGGGTTACCGGAATGAATCCATCATGGGGATTAATGGTGCAATTTCCTATTTCCTTAAACTACAGCCAAGAGACGATGTTGACCGTACGAACTTAGTGCTGCAGGTAAAGCCTTCTCAAGTATTAAGAGAAGACATGTCTACCATTACCGTTTCTTTAAAAGACGAGCCTGTATATACCACCCGATTGGTGGCAGACGCCATTGACTCTGTAATGACGATTGTAATCCCCCTGAATAAAAGATATGTTCAGGAAGACGGTCGTTTTATTAAGTTGAGAATTGATGCCAAGATGGCGATGTCCGACGAATATTGTAAAGACGTGGACAATCCGGCTATCTGGGTTACCATCCGTAACTCTTCTTATTTAGAAGTAATTAAACAAGATCGTGCTACTTACTATCATAGTTTAAAAGAAACCATTTCTGAATACAATTCAGTTTCAACACCTGTAAATGCAGACCTGGATGATTTAACCAGTGGTGCTATTCTTTTTGCTTTATTAAAGCAGAAGGGTGGTCTGGAAGATATTGTTACCAATAACTTCAGAAATACAGACTCATCAGTTGGAACTACTATTGTAACTGGTTTATACAGCAAACTACCTGCTTATATTCAGTCTCAGTTGCCTGAATTTAAAAACGGTCAGGGGCTTATCAAGAATTGTATTTTCCCCAATGGTGATTATGTGTTGGTGATTACGGGCAAAGATCAGGAGGGATATAAAAAAGCAATTTATACACTCACGAATTATAAGATTATCAACGGTAGTTTCTCGTACACCATGTTGGTAGATGCAGGACAGCCGGCGTACTTTGACAAGAATCAGTTACCCGTGGTATTCTCACTGGAAGAACTGGGAGGTACGCCTAAGTTGATGGAAGGTATTGGTGCATTAAAAACCAACTATGCATTCTCTTTGGCCGATTACAACGCCATTCCTAAGAAACTTACTTTTCACCTGGAAGCCATGCTTTCCTTGCTGAAAGAGGGTGACCGTGGTTTCTTAAACGTTTACCTGAATGATAACTTGGTATTCAGTACCGACTTACACGATAAAACCAGTTTCAATGGAGACATTGAGCTGAAACCCTACTTGCTTACAAAGAATAACTCACTGGTGGTGGAAATGCGTTTCCATGGACAGGGTGGTATTTGTAAGGAAGGTTTCTCTAACTTCTTTGGTTTCATTGATACTAAAACGTCTAATCTTGTTTTCTCCGGTGAAAAAGTAAATGAGTTCTATAACTTCTTTAACTATCCAGGAGAGTTCAGAAAGAAAGCCCTTCGTTGTATTGTTACCCCAAGCTTGATGCCTTATCTGGCGCCGTCTCTGGGTGAATTGGTATTCCAGTTGAACACAGCAACCCTGGCTGCCAACTACCTTTTCATTCCTGAGTTGGTAACTTCTGACAAAGCCAATTTGAATGATATGGCAAATATGAATGCCATTGCATTATTGCACAGAAACGATCCTTTGATCAAGAACTTTGAAAAGAATTTACCCGTACAGTTCAATAGAGATTTCCAGTTGTATAAAGATATTAGTGGAGAAACTTCCTACTCAATTAATGATTTCTCTAATTCTGGTATCGCACAAATTTTCCGACAGGGTAGTTCTACCTTCCTGCTCGTGAGTGCATTGGGCGACTCTAGTATTAGTGATGCATTCGAAGGAGTAATCAAGAGCTTTGGTTCTCAGTACTCTGCTATTGAAAGTAACGTATGTATTGCCAACAGTAAGGGTAAGAGTAACTTCTTCTTTAAGCTTCCTGACAATGCTGGATTGGTTACCTATAGAGGCGATAAAAACAATATGGCCCTGCTTTGGAATAAGTATAAGTATTTTATGCTGGCAGGTTTGGGTATCTTATTGGTACTTGGCTTCTTCTTCATCAGAAAGCGTGTGAAAAAATCACAGGAGATTGTATAA
- a CDS encoding DUF2795 domain-containing protein produces the protein MFWTLELASYLEEAPWPATKDELIDYSIRSGAPLEVVENLQELEDEGEVYESIEDIWPDYPSQEDFMFNEDEY, from the coding sequence ATGTTTTGGACATTAGAATTAGCAAGTTATTTAGAAGAAGCTCCCTGGCCTGCTACCAAGGATGAGTTGATCGATTATTCTATCCGCAGTGGTGCGCCATTGGAAGTGGTAGAAAATCTACAAGAATTAGAAGACGAAGGAGAAGTGTACGAAAGCATAGAAGATATCTGGCCTGATTATCCAAGTCAGGAAGACTTTATGTTTAACGAAGACGAGTATTAA
- a CDS encoding ABC transporter ATP-binding protein, which translates to MLKATAITRKFGNLAVLKGVDISIQKGEMVSIVGSSGAGKSTLLHILGTLDRPDSGKIMVNEQDLLGMNTQDLAHFRNLNMGFIFQFHHLLPEFDALENVSIPGWIANKSNAAVKERALQLLDLLGLKDRTHHKPNELSGGEQQRVAVARALINEPLIVFADEPTGNLDSTNARELHQLFTRINQEMGTSFLIVTHNEELAGLSHRTLHMKDGLII; encoded by the coding sequence ATGCTGAAAGCTACAGCCATTACCAGAAAATTCGGAAACCTTGCAGTGTTAAAAGGGGTTGATATCAGCATCCAAAAAGGAGAAATGGTCAGTATTGTAGGTTCTTCGGGGGCTGGCAAAAGCACCCTGCTCCATATTTTAGGGACCCTAGATCGGCCGGACAGCGGAAAAATTATGGTTAATGAGCAGGATTTATTGGGCATGAATACACAAGATCTGGCTCATTTCAGGAACCTGAACATGGGTTTTATTTTTCAGTTTCACCATTTGTTACCAGAGTTTGATGCCCTAGAAAACGTAAGCATACCGGGTTGGATAGCCAATAAAAGCAATGCAGCAGTAAAAGAAAGGGCATTACAATTATTAGATTTATTAGGGCTGAAAGATCGTACCCACCACAAACCCAACGAACTCTCCGGCGGCGAACAGCAGCGGGTGGCAGTAGCCAGGGCCTTGATAAACGAACCTTTGATAGTATTTGCAGACGAGCCTACAGGCAATCTGGATAGTACCAATGCCAGAGAATTGCACCAGCTGTTTACCCGCATCAATCAGGAGATGGGAACCAGCTTTTTAATTGTTACACACAACGAAGAATTGGCCGGGCTAAGCCACAGAACCCTGCACATGAAGGACGGCCTGATTATTTAA
- a CDS encoding cob(I)yrinic acid a,c-diamide adenosyltransferase — protein sequence MAIKIYTKTGDLGKTSLIGGTKVPKSHIRIDTYGTVDELNSWIGVVSDLTPDEHIKVVLKEIQDRLFTVGSSLACDPEKEPLMKIPDLKESDIVFLEKEIDQMNDSLPAMKFFVLPGGHLAISQTHVARCVCRRAERCCVNMQEQDIFVEPLVIKYLNRLSDYLFVLSRYIGHQMGVAEIPWKPRV from the coding sequence ATGGCGATTAAGATATATACCAAAACAGGCGATTTAGGCAAGACTTCATTAATAGGTGGTACCAAAGTACCCAAAAGTCATATCAGAATAGATACATACGGAACGGTGGATGAATTGAACTCCTGGATAGGAGTCGTGAGCGACCTTACACCCGATGAACATATTAAAGTGGTCCTGAAAGAAATTCAGGATCGTTTGTTTACTGTTGGCTCTTCGTTGGCCTGTGACCCGGAGAAAGAACCCCTGATGAAAATTCCTGACTTAAAGGAATCAGACATTGTTTTTCTGGAAAAAGAGATTGATCAGATGAACGACAGTTTACCTGCCATGAAATTCTTTGTACTACCTGGAGGGCATTTGGCTATTTCTCAAACGCATGTAGCACGCTGCGTATGCCGCAGAGCAGAACGTTGCTGCGTGAACATGCAGGAGCAGGATATATTTGTTGAACCCCTTGTAATTAAATACCTGAATCGGTTAAGCGATTATTTATTTGTTTTGTCCAGATACATCGGACATCAGATGGGTGTGGCTGAAATTCCCTGGAAGCCGCGCGTTTAA
- a CDS encoding ABC transporter ATP-binding protein — protein sequence MSTESIIHLEGIEKSYFMGNQAIPVLKGINLDIFKNEYVALMGPSGSGKSTLMNILGCLDSPTGGKYILNGKDVSKMEDDDLAEVRNTEIGFVFQQFNLLPRLTAAENVALPLIYAGVSKKERHERAMAALEKVGLAERSHHKSNELSGGQIQRVAIARALVNNPSILLADEPTGNLDSKTSVEVMHIFGKLQEAGNTVVLVTHEEDIAAYARRVVRLRDGLVESDTTK from the coding sequence ATGTCTACTGAATCCATCATACACCTAGAAGGAATTGAAAAAAGTTATTTCATGGGTAACCAGGCAATTCCTGTTTTAAAGGGAATTAATCTGGATATTTTCAAAAACGAATACGTAGCCCTGATGGGACCTTCTGGTAGTGGTAAGAGTACCCTGATGAATATCCTTGGCTGTTTGGATTCACCTACAGGAGGAAAATATATTCTGAACGGGAAAGACGTAAGTAAGATGGAAGATGATGATCTGGCCGAGGTTAGAAATACGGAAATTGGTTTCGTGTTTCAGCAGTTCAATTTATTGCCTCGTTTAACGGCGGCAGAAAACGTGGCACTTCCCTTGATTTATGCTGGTGTATCCAAGAAAGAAAGACATGAAAGAGCAATGGCTGCATTAGAAAAAGTAGGCCTTGCCGAAAGATCGCACCACAAGTCTAATGAGCTCAGCGGCGGACAAATCCAAAGGGTGGCGATTGCCCGTGCTTTGGTGAACAATCCCTCCATACTATTGGCCGATGAACCTACCGGTAACCTAGACTCCAAAACTTCTGTTGAAGTAATGCATATTTTCGGAAAATTACAGGAAGCTGGTAATACGGTGGTATTGGTAACCCATGAAGAAGATATTGCTGCTTATGCACGTAGAGTGGTTCGTTTAAGAGATGGATTAGTGGAGAGCGATACAACAAAATAG